The DNA window CAGGTTGTGCAGGCAGGCGCGCAGGCTGTTGAACATGGCCTCGCCCCCGCGTCGATCGCCGAACACCACGTCCGGCACCGCGACGAACACCAGCAGGCTGGCCACCAGCGCACCGGCGACCAGCAGCGCCAGCCACAGCAGCAGGCGACCGGCCGGCAGCTGGGACACCAGCGCCGGGTCGGGCTGACCGCCCGTGGCGGCCTGCTCCTCCAGGTGGGCGATCACCTCCTGCAGCTGCTGCACGCCCTGGCTGCCCAGCAGCGCCATCAGCAGCAGCCCGGCCGCCAGGGCCAGCAGCACCTGCGGCAGCAGCGTGGCCACCAGGCTGGGCACATGCCCGGTGCGGAAGCCTCTGAACAGGTCGCCCGGCACCACCGCCTGTCCGGTCTGCGCCTTGCGCACCGCGCCCAGCACCCCGGCGAACAGCACCGGCGAGGCCAGCCCCAGCAGCAGCTGCAGGAACAGCCCGGGGACCGTGGCCAGCGCCATCACCTGGGCGGCCAGCAGCGACAGCAGCGCCCACAGCGCGCCCAGCAGGCCCAACTGCAGGGGCGCCCGACGCAGGGTGGCCAAGCCGTCCAGCAGCCATTGCGCACCGGCGCTGGCCGGCACCTTGTTGATCATCGACATCGGGACTTCCGAGAAAACGGGATTGTGCAGGGCGACAGTCTACGCAAGCCGCACGCCGCCGGCTCAGCGCCCGCGGACCTGCCGGGCGTGGCGCACGAACCGCCGCAGCAGCGCGCGCGCCTGCGGCGCGGCGCTGACCTCGCGGCTGATCCGCAGCGGGCATTGCCCGCTGCTGCGCAGGTGCTCGGCGCGCGCGGCCACGTAGCCGCGCATGTGGTGGGTGGCGAACTCCGGGTGGAACTGCACGCCCCAGGCGCGCTCGCCCCAGCGGAAGGCCTGGCAGCCGTCGCGCTGCGAGCGGGCCAGCACCGTGGCCCCGTCCGGCGCGCGCAGCACGGTCTGCACGTGGCTGGTATGGGCCATGAAGCCGGTCGGCGCATGGGCGAAGAGCGGATCGTCGGCCGCCGGCGGATGCAGGTCGATGCGCACCGTGCCCGATTCGCGCCCGGCCGGGTTGTCGGCCACCTCGCCGCCCAGCGCATGGGCCAGCAGCTGGTGGCCATAGCAGATACCCAGCAGCGATTGCCCGTCGTGGGCCGCCTCGCGCAGCCACGCGGCGGCGCGTTCGCTCCAGTCGGCGCGATCGGTGACCATGGCCGAGGACCCGGACACGATGATCCCGGCGAAATCGCGACGGTCCGGGAGCGCATCGCCGCGTTCGACATTGGCCACGACCGACGCGCCGGCTTCCAGCCCGGCGGCGACACGGATCCAGTGGGCGAAGCCGCCGTGGCGCTTGAGCGTGCGCAGCGGCTGGCCGGTTTCGACGATCAGGAAAGGCGCGTTCATTCCCGTGGGGGCAGGACCGAGACAACTTCCTCGATTGTCGTCAGACCACGCGCCACCATGTCAAGGCCGGCGTCGCGCAGGGTGCGCATGCCCTGCAGGCGCGCGGCGCGGGTGAACGCGGCCAGGTCCATGTCGGCGCGAATCATGTTGCGCAGCTGCGGGGTCAGCGGCATCAGCTCGTACAGGCCGACGCGGCCCATGTAGCCGGTGCGGCGGCATTCCAGGCAGCCCACCGGCGCGTTGGGCGCGGCGTCGTCCGGCACCTGGCGCCCGGTTTCCAGCAGCGCGTCCCAGGCATGGGCCGGCAGCGTGGTGGGCTGGCGGCAGTGCGGGCACAACGTGCGCACCAGGCGCTGGGCCAGCACGCCGGTCAGGGTCGAGGCGACCAGGTAATGGGCCACGCCCAGGTCCAGCAGGCGGGTGATGGCCGAGGGCGCGTCGTTGGTGTGCAGCGTGCTCAGCACAAGGTGGCCGGTGAGCGAGGCCTGGACCGCCATCTGCGCGGTTTCCAGGTCGCGGATCTCGCCGATCATGATGATGTCCGGGTCCTGGCGCAGCAGGGTGCGCACGCCGGCGGCGAAGTCCAGGTCGATGTTGTGCTGGACCTGCATCTGGTTGAACTCGGTCGAGATCATCTCGATCGGGTCTTCCACGGTGCACACGTTCACATCGCTGGTGGCCAGCTTGCGCAGGGTCGAATACAGCGTGGTGGTCTTGCCCGAGCCGGTCGGCCCGGTGACCAGCACGATGCCGTGCGGCTGCTCGACCAGCCCGTTCCAGCCGGCGGCCTCGGTCGGGCTGAAGCCCAGCTCGGCGATCGGCTTGAACGCGGTGTCCGGGTCGAAGATGCGCATCACGCACTTCTCGCCGAAGGCGGTGGGCATGGTCGACAGGCGCATCTCCACCTCGCGCCCGCCGGGCGAGCGGGTCTTGATGCGGCCATCCTGCGGGCGGCGCCGTTCGGCCAGGTCCATGCGGCCGAGCACCTTGATGCGGGAGATGACCGCGGTCATCACCGGCGGCGGCAGGTCGAAGACCTTGTGCAGCACCCCGTCGATGCGGAAGCGGATGCGGCCCATCTCGCGGCGCGGCTCCAGATGGATGTCCGAGGCGCGCTGCTCGTAGGCGTACTGCAGCATCCAGTCCACGATCTGCACCACGTGGTGGTCGTCGGCACCGACCTCCCCGCTCTGGCCCAGGTCCACCAGCTGCTCGAAGCTGGGCATGGCGATGTTCTGCTCGCGATCGCGCAGGTCCTTGGCGCCGCGCACCGAGCGGGTCACGCCGAAGAACTCCATCGTGTAGCGGTGCAGGTCCAGCGGATTGACCAGCGCGATCTCGATGCTGCGCCGGGTCAGGTGCGACAGGTCGCCCTTCCAGGCGATGTCCAGCGGCTCGCTGGTGGCGATCAACACCCGGTCCGGACGCACCGCCAGGGGCAGGATGCGGTGCCGGCGCGCGTAGGCCTGGCTGACCACGGCGGTGACCTCGGCCACGTCCACCCGGGTCGGGTCCACCCGCAGATAGCGCACGTCCACGCGCTTGGCCAGCCATTCGGTCAGGCGCTCCAGGCTCAGCTCGCCGCCGGCGGCGGCGGCCAGCTTGAGGTTGGCCAGCAGCACCAGCGGGTGCACCTCGCTGGCGCTGCGCGCGCCGGCGGCGGACATCTGGATGCGGCCGGTGTCGGCCTCGGCCACCAGGCCATCGGCCAGCAGCGCGCGGGTGACCTGGGCGAAGTCCAGCCGGCCGGATCCCAGCACGGTGGATTCGGGCGAAAAATCGGCCCTGCGCTGCTGCTCCATCGACACGTCCGGCTCCCGGCACATCGCGTGCGGCCAGGGCGGCCACACCACGCTGCGTATACTAGCCCACCCCTTTTTCCAGCCCTTTGCCGCATGACTGTCCAGACGGCCACCCCCATCACCTTCCAGGGCCTGATCCAGACCCTCAACCAGTACTGGGCGAGCCAAGGCTGCGTGCTGATCCAGCCGCTGGACCTGGAAGTCGGCGCCGGCACCTTCCACCCGGCCACCTTCCTGCGCGCGCTGGGCCCGGAGCCGTGGAACGCGGCCTACGTGCAGCCCTCGCGCCGTCCCACCGACGGCCGCTACGGCGAGAATCCCAACCGCCTGCAGCGCTACTACCAGTACCAGGTGGCGATGAAGCCCAACCCGGACAACATCCAGCAGCTGTACCTGGATTCGCTCAAGGCGCTGGGGATCGATCCGCGCGTGCACGACCTGCGCTTTGTCGAGGACAACTGGGAATCGCCCACGCTTGGTGCCTGGGGCCTGGGCTGGGAAGTCTGGCTCAACGGCATGGAAGTCACCCAGTTCACCTACTTCCAGCAGGCCGGCGGCCTGGAGTGCAGGCCGGTGCTGGGCGAGATCACCTACGGACTGGAGCGCCTGTGCATGTACCTGCAGGACTGCGACAACGTCTACGACCTGATCTGGACCTACGGGCCGGACGGCACGCCGGTGACCTACGGCGATGTCTACCACCAGAACGAAGTCGAGCAGAGCACCTACAACTTCGAATACGCCGACGTGGACGAGCTGTTCCACCGCTTCGACGCCTGCGAGCGCGAGGCGGTCAAGCTGGTCGAGGCCGGCCTGCCGCTGCCGGCCTATGAGCAGGTGATGAAGGCCAGCCACACCTTCAACCTGCTCGACGCACGCCGCGCGATCAGCGTCACCGAACGCCAGCGCTACATCCTGCGCGTGCGCACGCTGTCCCAGGCCGTGGCCAAGGCCTACTACGCCCAGCGCGAAAAGCTTGGTTTTCCGGGCATCAAGCGCGCGGCGAGCGAGGCCGCGGCGTGATCCTGATCGGCATGTTCGATTCGCCGTTCGTGCGCCGCGTGGCGGTGAGCATGACGGTGCTCGGCGTGCCGTTCGAGCACCGCAACTGGTCGACCGGGCGCGATGCGGCGCTGATCCGCGCCTACAACCCGCTGGGCCGCGTGCCCACCCTGGTGCGCGACGATCAGGAGGTGCTGTTCGAATCGACCGCCGTGCTCGACGCGCTGGACCAGGACGCCGGTCCGGAGCGCGCCCTGCTGCCGGCCGGCGGCCCCGAGCGTCGCCAGGCCCTGCAGCTGATCGCCCTGGCCACCGGCGCGGCCGACAAGGCCGTGGCCATGGTCTACGAGCGCGTGTACCGCCCCGAAGACAAGCGCCACGGCCCCTGGCTGGAGCGCTGCGCGGCCCAGGTCCACGGCGCGCTGGCCGCGCTGGAGGCGCACTGCGTGGACCGCGCAGGCCAGGAATGGCTCATCGGCGCGCGCATGACCCAGGCCGACATCACCCTGGCCTGCTGCTGCACCTTCACCGCCGAGGCGGTGCCGTTCGATCTGGCGCCCTACCCGGCCCTGGCCGCGCGCGTGGCGCGCTACGAGGCCCTGCCGGTGTTCCAGCAATTCCACGTGGCCTTCGACGCCCCTGCGCCGGCGGCAGCGACCTCCAACTGAGCGCGTAAGGACACGCCCATGAACGCCCAGATAGTGCACGCCTTTGCAAGCGGTCTGATGCTGTTCTACAGCGCACCGATGGCGTTTGGCCTGTTCTGCGCGTGGTGGGCACAGCAGCATGGGCGCAACGCCTGGGCTTGGTTCTTTTTCGGCCTGCTGCTGATGCCGGTGGCGGGCATCTGGCTGCTGGCCATCAACGGCGACCTCCGAGACGCCGCCCGCACAACACGCAGCTCCGCGGCCGTACCCCGGCACGATCTGCTCTCCACCCGTAAGGACGTTCCATGAGCAACACGCTTCCCCTCCTGATCGAACTGGGCACCGAGGAGCTGCCGGTCAAGGCCCTGCCCGGCCTGGCCGATGCGCTGTTCGACGGCATCAAGGCCGGCCTGGAAAAGCGCGGCGTGGCCGTGGACGCCACCGATGCGCGGCCGCTGTTCACCCCGCGCCGGCTGGCGGTGCTGCTGCCTGGCGTGTCGGCCGAGCAGCCCGAGCAGGCCAGTGAAGTGTTCGGCCCGTACGTGAACATCGCCCTGGATGCGGACGGCCAGCCGACCAAGGCCTTGAGCGGATTCGCGGCCAAGGCCGACGTGGAATGGACCGCACTGGCGCGCACCACCGATGCCAAGGGCGAGCGTTTCGTGCATCGCGCGGTCAAGCCGGGCGCGCGGACCGCCGCGCTGCTGCCGGAGGTGATCGCCGAGGCCATCGCCGCCATGCCCATCCCCAAGCCGATGCGCTGGGGCGACCACGACTACGCCTTCGCCCGCCCGGTGCAGTGGCTGGTGGTGCTGCTGGGCAGCGAGGTGGTGGAGATGCCGCTGATGGGCATCAAGTCCGACCGCATGAGCCGCGGCCACCGCTTCGAGCACGACAAGCCGGTGTGGATCGGCGCGCCGGGCGACTACGTCGAGGCGCTGGCCGCCGCGCGCGTGCTGGTCGACCCGCAGCAGCGCCGCGCACGCATCATCGAGCAGGTCCAGGCCGCCGCGCGCGGCGTGGGCGGCGATGCGCGCATCACCGACGACAACCTGGAGCAGGTGGTGTGCCTGACCGAATGGCCTGGCGCGGTGGCCTGCAGCTTCGAGCCGGCATTCCTGGCGGTACCGCAGGAAGCGCTGATCGAGACGATGGAGATCAACCAGAAGTTCTTCCCGGTGCTGCGCGATGGCACGCTGACCGAGCACTTCATCGGCATCGCCAATATCGAATCGCGCGACCCGGCCCAGGTACGCGCCGGCTATGAGCGGGTGATCCGCCCGCGCTTTGCCGATGCCAAGTTCTTCTTCGACGAGGACCTCAAGCAGGGCCTGGTGTCCATGGGCGAGGGCCTTGCGACCGTCACCTACCAGGCCAAGCTGGGCACGGTGGCCGACAAGGTCGCGCGCGTGGCCGCGCTGGCCGAAACGATCGCGCCGATGGTGGGCGTGGAGGCCGCGCAGGCGCGCCGCGCTGCGCTACTGGCCAAGAACGATCTGCAGTCGCGCATGGTCGGCGAGTTCCCCGAGCTGCAGGGCATCGCCGGGCGCCACTACGCGCTGGCCGCCGGTGAGCCGGCCGAGATCGCCCTGGCCATCGACGAAAGCTACCAGCCGCGCTTTGCCGGTGACGACATCGCCCTGTCGCCGCTGGGCAAGGTGTTGGCGATCGCCGAGCGCCTGGACACGCTGGCCGGTGGCTTTGCGGCGGGCTTGAAGCCGACCGGCAACAAGGATCCGTTCGCGCTGCGACGTAATGCACTGGGGCTGGCACGGACGATCATCGAGAGTGGGTTTGATCTGGACTTGAAGTCACTTCTGCACAGCGCCAATGGGTTGGTGGGCGAGCCCGGTCCTGCAAAGAAGGACAAGAGGGATCTGTTCGATGCGATGGATATGCGCCTGCCAGAAATCTACGACTTCATCCTCGACCGCCTGCGCGGCTACTACGCCGACAAGGGCGTGAGCACCACCCAGTTCAACGCCGTGGCCGAACTCAAGCCGGCCTCGCTCTACGACTTCGACCGCCGCATCGACGCGATCGGCACCTTCGCCGCGCTGCCCCAGGCCGCGACCCTGGCCGCGGCCAACAAGCGCATCGCCAACATCCTCAGGAAGGCCCAGGCCGAGGACTTCCACATCCCCGACCACATCAACAGGGGCCTGATCGAACACCCGGCCGAGGCCGCGCTGGCCGAGGCGGTGGAAGCGGCTATCGGCGACACCGATGCGGCCCTGCACCAGCACGACTACGTGCAGGTGCTCTCGCGCCTAGCCCTGCTGCGCGAGCACGTCGATGCGTTCTTCGACGGGGTGATGGTCAACGCCGAAGACCAGGCCGTGCGTGCCAACCGCCTGGCCCTGCTGCAGCGCCTGTCCCAGCGGTTCGGCGCCGTGGCCGACATCGCCCAGTTGTCTGCGTGATCGATCCGGTGGGGCGCGCCGGGGCGCGCCCTCATGACGCCTTAACCCGGCCGATGCGAGGCGCCGGGTATGCTCCGCCCATGCGCTTTTTCCCCCCGTTTGCCATTGCCGCCGTGTTGTTGCTGCTGCCCACGGCCTCACTGGCGGCGGTCATCGTCGACAAGGTCCAGATCAAGGGCCTGAACGAGGACAACGACACCGAGCGCGCGATGGCCGAGAACATCCGCGTCTCGCTGACCTTCAACGATGCCCTGGGCAAGCGCCTGGGCGAGGCGCGCCTGGAATACCTGATGGACCAGACCAAGGCCGAGGCGGCCAAGGCGCTGGAGCCGTTTGGGTATTACACGCCCACCATCGAGGTCAGCTCGCAGCGCCAGGAGGCCGCGGACGCCGACACGCCACAGCCGGAGCCCGGCGCCGCCAGCCCGCAACGCGAGACGGTGCAGGCAGCCGAGGACAACGACAAGGACGATGGGGATCCCGACGACGCCACGTCCAGCGAGCCGGAAGGCCGGGTCGAGCGCGACAGCCGCGATGCCGACGGCCAGGTGACCACCTCCACCGCCCCGGCCGACGCCCAGGACGACCGCGCCGCGACCGCCGCCTCCGCGCAGGCGGGGCAAGCCCAGGACCAGCCGCGCCGCCCACGCCGGCCGGCCGACCACATGACCATCACCGTGACCGTGACCCCGGGCGAGCCGGTGCGCGTGCGCGACGCGGATATCCGCATCGAGGGCCAGGGCGGCAACGACCGCTACCTGGCCGAGGACCTGGCCGCCTTCACCCCGCGCGTGGGCGACATCTTCGACCACCAGACCTACGAGGCGAGCAAGCTCAAGATCGTGCGGCGCCTGGCCGAGCGCGGCTACCTGGATGCGGACTTCATGGACCGCAAGGTGGAGGTCACCCGCGCCGAGCACGCCGCCGACATCGACCTGTCCTGGATCAGCGGCATCCGCTACGACATGGGACCCACGCGTTTCCATCAGGACTACTTCCGCCCCGGCCTGCTGGACAAGCTGGTGTACTGGAAGGAAGGCAGCTATTACCACCAGGGCAAGCTGGACCGCCTGCGCCAGTCGCTGGTGCAGCTGGACTACTTCAGCGGCATCGACATCCAGGCCAATCCGGAAGAGGCGGTCGACGGCCGCGTGCCGATCGACGTCAACCTCAAGCTGGCCCCGCGCAACATCTATACCGCCGGCGTGAGCTACGGCACCGAGTACGGCGCGGGTTTCCTGGCTGGCGTCGAGCGGCGCTACGTCAATTCGCGCGGACACAAGCTCAAGACGCTGCTGGACTACACCCAGAACCGCAAGTCGCTGACCACCACCTACCGCATCCCCGCGTTCAAGTGGCTCGACGGCTGGTACGCGGCCACCGCGCAGGTCTACGACGAACAGACCGACTACATCGACACGCGCCGGGTCGAGCTGATCGGCAGCCGCAGCGGCGAGCTCAACGATCAGTGGACGCTGACCGCCTCGGTGCATGCGCTGCGCGAGCGCTGGCTGTTCCAGATCGCCGACGATGGCGACGGCGCCCTGGCCAGCCGCCCGTACCGCTATGCCACCTACGTCTACCCACAGGTGGAGGCGCAGTACGTCAACGTCGATGACCGCCTGTTCCCGCGCAGCGGCTACGTGGGCAGGGCCACCCTGCGCGGCGGGCTGGAGGGCGCCGGCTCAGATACCAATTTCGCCCAGATCCAGCTCGGCGCCACGTGGTATCGGGGCCTGGGCGACAACGACCGCCTGATCGTGCGCGGCGAACTGAGCCAGACCACGTCGGGCTCCCAGGACGCGCTGCCGCCCAGCCTGCGCTTCTACGCCGGCGGCGACCACAGCATCCGCGGCTACCAGTACCGCGAGGTGGGCCCGCGGGTGGAGACCGACGGCGGCGAGTATTCGGTGGGCGGCAGCAAGCTGGTCACCGGCAGCGTCGAATACGAGCACTATTACAAGGGCGGTCCGTTCGGCGGGGCGATCTTCGTCGACAGCGGCAGCGCCTACGACGACTCGCCTGACTTCAAGACAGGTGTCGGTATCGGGGTGCGCTACAAGTCGCCGATCGGCCCGATCCGGGTGGACATCGCCCACGGCCTGGACGACCCCGACTCGGTGGTGCAGCTGTACCTGAGCATCGGGGCGACGCTGTGAAGCGGCGCATCGATCCCAACCTGAGCCCGGAAGAGCGCGAGGCGCGCATCGCCGAGTTGCGCGCGCGGCGGCGGCGCCGCATGCGCACGCTGGCCATCCGCAGCGCCATCGGCACCGGCGTGCTGGTGGTCGTGTTGGCCGTGGCCCTGTACTGGCTGTTGCAGACCGTCGCCGGGCGCGACGTGCTGTTGGCCCAGGTCAAGGCACGCCTGCCCGCCGGGGCCACGCTGAGTTACGACAGCGCGGAAGGACCCTTGGCCGGCCCGCTGACGCTGACCAATGTGCACTTCGTCTACGACACGATCGACTTCACCGCCAAACGGATCACCCTGGACCCGGACCTGCGCCCCTTGCTGGGCCGGCGCCTGCGCCTGGACAGCCTGCAGATCACCGATGCGCACCTGGAGATGGCGCCCAGCCCGGATGAGCCCTTCGAGCTGCCGCGCTGGCCGGAGGTGATGCCGCAGATCGAACTCCCCCTGGACCTGCAGGCCGACCAGCTGGTGGTGGATCGCTTTGTCTACACCTCCGGCGGCGAACAGGTGATGGACATCAGCAGCCTGCGCGGCGGCATCGACATGGGCGATGGCTACGTCGAGGCGACCGCAATCAAGGCCCGCACCAACCTGGGCAATTTCAGTGTGGACGGCTACTACCGGCCCGGCGACCGTTACGACACCGATCTGACGGTGTCGGCCGGCTTCCCCGCGCAGCGTGGCAAGGCCCCGGCGCGCCTGGGCCTGGTGGCGCGCGGCGATGTCCGGCACATGGAGGTCGCCATTGGCGGCAACGCGCCGGCGCCGGTGCGCGTGCACCTGGACGTGCGTGGCGCCAGCAAGCCGGACTGGGCGCTGCGCGCGCGCAGCAAGCAGCTGGACCTGGCGCTGTTCGGCGTGGGTGCCGCCGATGCACCGCCATTGGCCTTCGACCTGCGCGCCAGCGGGACCGACGGCGGCGCGGCGGTCAGCGGCACGGCGACCCAGGGCGAGAACACCGTGGTGATCGAGCCCTCGCACGTGCGCATCGCCGATACCACCCTGACCGTCGAACCGCTGGCGGTGCAGCTGCTCGGTGGCCGGGTGACGCTGCGCGGCCATGCCGATTTCGCCGACACCGCCGATCCGACCTTCAAGTTCGCGGTCAACGCGCGCGACCTGCAATGGGGCGCGGGCGAGCAGCACATCAGCGCCGACGCCGACCTGGGCGTGGCCGGGCGCAAGGCGCGCTGGGTGGCAATCGGCAAGGCCGACCTGGCCCGCGGGCAGGACACGGCCAAGGTCGACTTCGACGGGCGTGGCGACCTGGAGAAGGTCCTGCTCAAGACGCTCAAGGCGACCACGCCGGCCGGCGCGCTGGACGTCACCGGCCAGGTCGGCTGGGCACCGCAGCTGTCCTGGGACGTCAAGGCGACCCTGGACGGCTTCGACCCGGGTTACTTCGCCGCCGGCTGGGATGGTGCGGTCACCGGCACCCTGGCCAGCCAGGGCGCCCAGCGCGATCCGGCGGCCGGCAAGGGCAGCGGCTTCGATGCCAGCCTGGACATCCCCAGGCTTGGCGGCCGGCTGCGCGACCGCAAGCTGTCCGGCAGCGGCAATTTCACCGTGCAGGGCGCCAATGGCGACGGCAAGCTGGACCTGACCCTGGGCAGCAGCCACCTGCGCGCGCAGGGCTCGGTCGCCGACACGCTGGACATCGATGCCGATCTCTCGCCGCTACAGCTGGCCGACCTGCTGCCGGGCGCCACCGGCCG is part of the Pseudoxanthomonas sp. JBR18 genome and encodes:
- a CDS encoding BPSS1780 family membrane protein, which produces MSMINKVPASAGAQWLLDGLATLRRAPLQLGLLGALWALLSLLAAQVMALATVPGLFLQLLLGLASPVLFAGVLGAVRKAQTGQAVVPGDLFRGFRTGHVPSLVATLLPQVLLALAAGLLLMALLGSQGVQQLQEVIAHLEEQAATGGQPDPALVSQLPAGRLLLWLALLVAGALVASLLVFVAVPDVVFGDRRGGEAMFNSLRACLHNLPAVILFYVLLFIVLVPLMIMVQLLGLAMTMVGGQLLGVLVTNVLLMGVMLPLIAGCVASAWRQLLGGAAGASAMPPAAPLPSSTFEA
- a CDS encoding glutamine amidotransferase codes for the protein MNAPFLIVETGQPLRTLKRHGGFAHWIRVAAGLEAGASVVANVERGDALPDRRDFAGIIVSGSSAMVTDRADWSERAAAWLREAAHDGQSLLGICYGHQLLAHALGGEVADNPAGRESGTVRIDLHPPAADDPLFAHAPTGFMAHTSHVQTVLRAPDGATVLARSQRDGCQAFRWGERAWGVQFHPEFATHHMRGYVAARAEHLRSSGQCPLRISREVSAAPQARALLRRFVRHARQVRGR
- a CDS encoding GspE/PulE family protein, yielding MEQQRRADFSPESTVLGSGRLDFAQVTRALLADGLVAEADTGRIQMSAAGARSASEVHPLVLLANLKLAAAAGGELSLERLTEWLAKRVDVRYLRVDPTRVDVAEVTAVVSQAYARRHRILPLAVRPDRVLIATSEPLDIAWKGDLSHLTRRSIEIALVNPLDLHRYTMEFFGVTRSVRGAKDLRDREQNIAMPSFEQLVDLGQSGEVGADDHHVVQIVDWMLQYAYEQRASDIHLEPRREMGRIRFRIDGVLHKVFDLPPPVMTAVISRIKVLGRMDLAERRRPQDGRIKTRSPGGREVEMRLSTMPTAFGEKCVMRIFDPDTAFKPIAELGFSPTEAAGWNGLVEQPHGIVLVTGPTGSGKTTTLYSTLRKLATSDVNVCTVEDPIEMISTEFNQMQVQHNIDLDFAAGVRTLLRQDPDIIMIGEIRDLETAQMAVQASLTGHLVLSTLHTNDAPSAITRLLDLGVAHYLVASTLTGVLAQRLVRTLCPHCRQPTTLPAHAWDALLETGRQVPDDAAPNAPVGCLECRRTGYMGRVGLYELMPLTPQLRNMIRADMDLAAFTRAARLQGMRTLRDAGLDMVARGLTTIEEVVSVLPPRE
- the glyQ gene encoding glycine--tRNA ligase subunit alpha; translated protein: MTVQTATPITFQGLIQTLNQYWASQGCVLIQPLDLEVGAGTFHPATFLRALGPEPWNAAYVQPSRRPTDGRYGENPNRLQRYYQYQVAMKPNPDNIQQLYLDSLKALGIDPRVHDLRFVEDNWESPTLGAWGLGWEVWLNGMEVTQFTYFQQAGGLECRPVLGEITYGLERLCMYLQDCDNVYDLIWTYGPDGTPVTYGDVYHQNEVEQSTYNFEYADVDELFHRFDACEREAVKLVEAGLPLPAYEQVMKASHTFNLLDARRAISVTERQRYILRVRTLSQAVAKAYYAQREKLGFPGIKRAASEAAA
- a CDS encoding glutathione S-transferase family protein; translated protein: MILIGMFDSPFVRRVAVSMTVLGVPFEHRNWSTGRDAALIRAYNPLGRVPTLVRDDQEVLFESTAVLDALDQDAGPERALLPAGGPERRQALQLIALATGAADKAVAMVYERVYRPEDKRHGPWLERCAAQVHGALAALEAHCVDRAGQEWLIGARMTQADITLACCCTFTAEAVPFDLAPYPALAARVARYEALPVFQQFHVAFDAPAPAAATSN
- the glyS gene encoding glycine--tRNA ligase subunit beta produces the protein MSNTLPLLIELGTEELPVKALPGLADALFDGIKAGLEKRGVAVDATDARPLFTPRRLAVLLPGVSAEQPEQASEVFGPYVNIALDADGQPTKALSGFAAKADVEWTALARTTDAKGERFVHRAVKPGARTAALLPEVIAEAIAAMPIPKPMRWGDHDYAFARPVQWLVVLLGSEVVEMPLMGIKSDRMSRGHRFEHDKPVWIGAPGDYVEALAAARVLVDPQQRRARIIEQVQAAARGVGGDARITDDNLEQVVCLTEWPGAVACSFEPAFLAVPQEALIETMEINQKFFPVLRDGTLTEHFIGIANIESRDPAQVRAGYERVIRPRFADAKFFFDEDLKQGLVSMGEGLATVTYQAKLGTVADKVARVAALAETIAPMVGVEAAQARRAALLAKNDLQSRMVGEFPELQGIAGRHYALAAGEPAEIALAIDESYQPRFAGDDIALSPLGKVLAIAERLDTLAGGFAAGLKPTGNKDPFALRRNALGLARTIIESGFDLDLKSLLHSANGLVGEPGPAKKDKRDLFDAMDMRLPEIYDFILDRLRGYYADKGVSTTQFNAVAELKPASLYDFDRRIDAIGTFAALPQAATLAAANKRIANILRKAQAEDFHIPDHINRGLIEHPAEAALAEAVEAAIGDTDAALHQHDYVQVLSRLALLREHVDAFFDGVMVNAEDQAVRANRLALLQRLSQRFGAVADIAQLSA
- a CDS encoding outer membrane protein assembly factor; amino-acid sequence: MRFFPPFAIAAVLLLLPTASLAAVIVDKVQIKGLNEDNDTERAMAENIRVSLTFNDALGKRLGEARLEYLMDQTKAEAAKALEPFGYYTPTIEVSSQRQEAADADTPQPEPGAASPQRETVQAAEDNDKDDGDPDDATSSEPEGRVERDSRDADGQVTTSTAPADAQDDRAATAASAQAGQAQDQPRRPRRPADHMTITVTVTPGEPVRVRDADIRIEGQGGNDRYLAEDLAAFTPRVGDIFDHQTYEASKLKIVRRLAERGYLDADFMDRKVEVTRAEHAADIDLSWISGIRYDMGPTRFHQDYFRPGLLDKLVYWKEGSYYHQGKLDRLRQSLVQLDYFSGIDIQANPEEAVDGRVPIDVNLKLAPRNIYTAGVSYGTEYGAGFLAGVERRYVNSRGHKLKTLLDYTQNRKSLTTTYRIPAFKWLDGWYAATAQVYDEQTDYIDTRRVELIGSRSGELNDQWTLTASVHALRERWLFQIADDGDGALASRPYRYATYVYPQVEAQYVNVDDRLFPRSGYVGRATLRGGLEGAGSDTNFAQIQLGATWYRGLGDNDRLIVRGELSQTTSGSQDALPPSLRFYAGGDHSIRGYQYREVGPRVETDGGEYSVGGSKLVTGSVEYEHYYKGGPFGGAIFVDSGSAYDDSPDFKTGVGIGVRYKSPIGPIRVDIAHGLDDPDSVVQLYLSIGATL